The Gossypium hirsutum isolate 1008001.06 chromosome D02, Gossypium_hirsutum_v2.1, whole genome shotgun sequence region TACTAGGGAACGGACTTGTGACAGTGGAAGGTGAAAAGCAGCAGAAGTTGGCGAATAACATTTTTCATGGGGAAAGCTTAAAGGTAAACCCCTCGAAATATATGGATTAGATGTAAACTAATGTAAAAGAATTTTACATTATTGGAGAATTGTTTGGGCAGGAAATGAGACTAGCAATAATTGCTAGCGTTGAAACAATGCTAAAGAAGTGGAAAGGCCAAGTAGGCAAAGAGATCGAAGTGTTCCATGAATTTAAATTATTGACTACCGAAGTGATCTCGAGGACAGCTTTTGGTAGCAGTTACTTGGAGGGGGAGAAGATTTTTGAAATGTTGAACAAGTTGTCAATAGTTCTGAGCCGAAATCTTTCCAATACTGGAATTCCCTTATTCGTGTATGTTGCCTCTAAGCTAAACTGATCCCTCAAATTTTCCACGACGTAGACCTAACCTTGGTTTGCTTTTACAGCAAGTTACAGAAACCTTCTGATATGCTAGAGGCAGAAGAACTTGCAAAAGGAATACAGGACAGTGTGTCGAAGATTGTGAAAACGAGAGAAGACAAAGTTGTGAAGGGAGAGGCTGATAATTTTGGCATTGATTTTCTCGGATTACTTATAAATGCCTACCATGATACCGACGAAAATAACAAACTTTCATTGGAAGACTTGGTAGATGAGTGCAAAACATTCTACTTTGCTGGACAAGATACTGTTAATTCCTTACTTGCTTGGATGGTCTTACTTTTAGCAAGTCATGGAGATTGGCAAGAGAAAGCAAGAAGAGAGGTGAT contains the following coding sequences:
- the LOC107927732 gene encoding cytochrome P450 CYP749A22-like — protein: MRLAIIASVETMLKKWKGQVGKEIEVFHEFKLLTTEVISRTAFGSSYLEGEKIFEMLNKLSIVLSRNLSNTGIPLFVKLQKPSDMLEAEELAKGIQDSVSKIVKTREDKVVKGEADNFGIDFLGLLINAYHDTDENNKLSLEDLVDECKTFYFAGQDTVNSLLAWMVLLLASHGDWQEKARREVMEIFGNQYPNSEGLSKLKIMTMIINESLRLYGPAVGLLRKGGSEVRLGNLVLPADIDILIANVALHHDPQLWGYDVHLFKPERFAEGIAKATNYNTAAFCPFGLGPRTCVGTAFALMEAKIAVSMILQRYTISLSPAYVHAPVSIITVKPQHGIQVTLESLHHDA